In Brettanomyces bruxellensis chromosome 7, complete sequence, the sequence GGTTAAATCGAAAGATGAAGCAAACATCAATGAGATAAGAAGGAAGCACTATTGGGAGAGCCGATTCAAGGATAATAGATAATCCATCAGATataattcatcaaatataatTCATCAGATATAATCCCTCAGATATAATCCCTCAGATATAAGCCATCAAATATAATCCCTCAGATAAGTAATTCATGTATCGGTAACAGATTTGCCGATAGTCGGGTTTATGTAACTGTCCTGCCTTGTTTACGCAAATAAGGCCTTCCTTATAAGGATTAAAGGTACTTAACATCTGCATCTTACCCTTTTATTTAGTTCATGtgccttcttttctatttctatTACTTTTATgatttcctttatttaGCCTTAAAAGCACACAACATTAAAATTAACAAGAagcttcataaagtaatgaAGTCACACTTGAAACCAAATCGAATTAAATATGACAGCATCAGATAAGTAATTCACGCATCAGATAAATAATTTCTACGTAACTTCGCAAAGGTTGTAAGCAACAGAAGAGCAATGCAAAGGCAAAGTTGagttaagaaaaaaaaaatcaacaaaaatCTATGGGAGGAATCCACAAAACGATATAGAATGGCATCAAAGATCAAATTCTGAATATCTGTAGAACTGCATCAAAGAtcaaattccaaaaatctTCAGACTGCATCAAAGTTCAAATTCCGAACACCTTCAGATCGCATCAAATATcgaaatattcaaagaaacTGCAGCGACAATAAATCCAGTACCAGGTACGCGAAAACTCCGAGGGCAAGCGAAGCGAAATTCAGGCAAAAAATTTCTCAGGACGACACCATGATGTTGGAGGCGATGGTATCGGCCCGCTGGGCGGAGAGCCGGAGGCAGACAACAAGAAGCTGCTCGTAGAGCTCGGCGTTGTCGGCGCGGAGCCTGCCGATGGAAGCGGCGTCGAGCACCCAGACGGTGGATGCGGACTCTGCGGTGTAAACAATTTTCCTGTCGTCGGAGTGGGACGCGATGATGTCGCCGAAGAGCGTGAGGGGGAGCACGGAGCTGCGGAGGCTGAGATTCAAGTTGTTGAAAGTCATGCGGTAGTTGATGAGGCCGTGCTCGACGAAGAAAAGGGCAACGGGGTCGGATCCCCGGGAGTAGATGGTGCGTGCGGCGCCAAAGACGGATTTCCGGAGGTAGGGGCACAAGGCAGCCCAGAGGGATTCGCTGAGGGAGTCGGCGAGGCCCTGCATGATTTTCAAGACGAGGGGCAACGGCTGTGCGGGCGGGGCAGCGGACTTCAAGAGCTCGCGGCGCTCGGCGGAAAGGGACTTCTGGGCGGCCGAGACGAACTGCGCGCGGCGTGGCGACGCCGAGAGAAGTGGGATGTGCTCCGAAGGGGAGAATCCCGCGTTCTGGAGGAGCGCCATTGGGAGTCTGCGGGAAGTCTGCGCGTGGGAAGCGCTGCGGGGTCTGGCGCCGATTTTGGAAGCGCGACGGGAGCGGATCGCGATGCCCGTTGGAGATGTTCCTGGGCTGTCGAGCGCTGCGCTACCGCGTGCATACGCCGCCACGTCCGCCAAGAACCTGTTTTCGCACCATTCGAGCGCAGAATTGAGATCGTGAAAGAGCTGGACGCGGGCGCGGTCGCGCGGGTCCTCCCAGAGGCCGCAGTCCTCGAGCGCGCGCACCATGACGGAGTGCGCATCGACAGAGGAGATGAGAAGATAGCAGCCGCGGTCGAGCGCAAGGTTGCGGATGCGCTTGAAGCCCTCTGCGGCGGAGAAATCGATGCCCGGGACGCCGTTGACGTCAAGAATGAGGAACTTAATGGGGTCGCGCAGCCAGGCGTGGTGCGCAAAGCGCGTGCGCACGCGCTCCTCGAGCCGGCCGATCGAGCCGAAGAATAGCGAACCCGCAAGCTTGAAGACGCAGGTCTGGCGGCCGACCCGCGCAAGGAACTCAATCTGCTTTGGGTGGCGCACAACGATCGAGCGCGCATAGCGCCCGCTGTAGACGCCGCGCACGACCTCGCGCCCCGCAGCCTCTACCACGAAAGACACGCACGCAAGCAAAATTCCAACGATTATTCCCGCAACAAAGTCGACTGCGCCCATTGTGACGACGATAACGACGATCGTCGCGTACTCGAAGGGCCGCACGCGGCCCACTGTGTCCCAGAGTGCCTCTTTGAGGAGTTCATAACCCAAAAGATACACCAAAGTGCCAACGACGCATACCGGGATGTATCCGATGATTGCGGGGCCGGCGACCATGACGGCTGCGGTAGCCAGCGCAAGGAGGACGCCGCTGAGGCGCGAGTCGGCGCCTGCGCGGATGAAGAGCACCGAGTTTGTGTAGACCAAGTAATTCTGGATGGCGCCGAGCATGCCGGATAGTGCATTGCTGATGCCGTGCGCCAGCAACTCGCGGTCGACATCGACGGCGTCTGCGCCGTCTGCGCCCTGCCCTGTGGATAGCGCCAATGCGGGGACGTTGATGGGCACGTGGAGGACGCCGAAGAAGGTTAGCGCAAGGATGGTTGGCATCTGCGCAAGGACGAGCCACCAGTCGACGATGCGCCAGCGGTAGAGCGCATAGAAGCCGTACCAGGGGCCTGCGGAGCGCTGCGCGGCGAAGACCCAGCCGAAGCGCCGGGCGGCGCCGAGCGACCACTGCGGGACAGCGGCAACGAGCGCATGGAATGCGGCAAACACGGCGATGATGTATCCCGGCACAAGGAGCGGGCTGCGCACGAAGCGCTCCGCAAGCACAAGCACGGCACACAGCGCTAGCGGCACGGTCCACTGTAAGAAAACCAGCGGCTGCAGAAGATAGCGCAGCACCGCCGCGTTGTAGTGGATCCCGCCATCAATCCGCGAGCACACCTCGATCGCGGTGACCACCAAAAAGTATCCCACTCCGCCAACGCAGCCCACGAGGATGTGGCGTGGGAAAAAGCCCACGAGCCTACCCAGCCGGAATTTCCCGAGCAGCCCGAAGCACAACCCGGTCACCACCGAAGAAAAGGCCAGCGTCACTATCGTCGTGGCGACCACCGCGTCTTTGTTGTCCTCCCCGAGACTCACCATGATGCTGGAGGCCATTTTGTGGAAAAAGGGCGTCACCTCGATCATCTCGGAGCCGATCCCGGACTTGAACGCCGACCCGCCCAGCGAAAAAACAAGCTGTGACACGATCGTCGAAACGTAAAACATCGATAATCCCGCCGGACCCATGTCCTTAAAGCACGGCTCGCTCAACGGGAACATGATCATTCCGTACGAGAGCGCGTCCAAGATGTTCATGAGCACCCCGAGGAACACCGCCGGCACGTACCCCACCACACGGGCCCCCGTCTGCTTCCACGCGGGGAGGTCCCTGGGGAAGTCCCGGGTGATTTTCCTCGCGCGCGCGAAAAACTTCTGCCACGACGTGCGGGGGGGCTCGGCTAAAAGGGGCGCTTCGGGCAAAGGGGACTCGCTCGGGGGCTCGGGCGTTTGCGAAAATGAATTATGCAATGAATTATGCGACAAAGATGTCTGCGAGAACGAATCCGATTTCGAGCTTTTCGTTGCACGGGGCTCCCCCGCAGACCAGTACGATCGTTCCCCCTCCACTTCCGCTTCCCCCTCTCCCTCCGGCTCCGGCTCCGCTGTCTCCCCCAGCACGGCCTCACTGCCGCTGCTCTCCTCGTCCACGCCAACCCCCGCAAAATTTGCCGTTTCCTCGTGCACGGAACTCGTCGAGTGCACAGCCGGGGTCCCCGCCGCGAATCCCTCCAGACCACTCGGGCGATAACTGCTGTATATGAAGCTTCGACCCAACGCCTGGCCCCCGTCAACCGACATCGACGCGTGCCGCCGCGTCGGCGCGTCGATCGCCCGCGGAGTCGTCCTCTCTGATGTGTCTGTACCGTAGCTTGAATAGCTCGAGCTCATTTACGGTATGTAGTGTATTATTCCACACGCTTATTTTGCGTAAATGCCTAGTTTGTATTTAGTACTGGTAGTAATAGTTCTAGCGGATGATACTATGTGTTATTTCTTCTAGAATCTCTTCTCTCACTGTTTCTATAGCAATATCTCTCGCTATTTCTATATTAGTATCTCCTCTCGCCTATATCAATATCTCTTCTAGCAATTTCTTTAGCAATATCTCTCACTATTTCTATATTGGTATCTCCTCTCACTTATATCAATATCTCTTCTAGCAATTTCTATAGCAATATCTCTCACTATTTCTATATTAGTATCTCCTCTCACTTATATCAATATCTCTTCTAGCAATTTCTATAGCAATATCTCTCGCTATGTTCAATATCTTCCCTATTCCTATATCTCTTCTCACTCTTTCCTGTGTCTCACTTTCTCCTGTCTCGGCGGTAATCTTGTATTAAATacaattttcaaattttgatCGTCAAATTTTATTCGCCGCTCTCTTTTATCTCATCCTGTGGCATTAATCAGAACGAGGAGATAATTCAAAACAAACCACAATTCAAGCAACAATACTGCCAGcataatgaaaattttccaaaGAACAATTTTTCGATAGCGagatttccaaaaaattgGTAATAAACGGAAATTATAGCGAGCAGCAGCACTACACTACAGCacaaattggaaaaaaaatttcactgCTCACAGACGAACTCTTTAGCATAATGAATCCACATGTCGACAGATAACTCTGCCAGAAATATGCATTCTGGGCTTTCAGGTGTCCCTTCAGGTTTTCCGATGAATCCTTCACGCCATGCGACCTtgtttatctttttcttacCTCAGATAAGAAAATGCGTCAATTTTAAGATTTATGCATCTCTTATCTCTTCAATTCTACATGGCATGCAAAACTTCCATATTTGGACACCCGGCGGCATTATGCAACACCTACCGGGCACCTACACTGGCCTGCATCGTTTATTTCTCTACGAGCCGCGATCTTGGCTTTAATGTTACTTATATATGTATTCTCTCTCCACTACCTATCAAAATAACTATAAAGCATCAACAATCAAACCCTCACAACTCGTCCTTAACCTCAGCAGTTGTCTCGGCAGCATCATCAATGACACCACATTCCGCAACAATGATTGGCTTTCTCGGTTTGTCGCCAAATCCTGTCTTTGCATTCTCAATCTTCTCAACAACTTCGTAACCTTCCAAAACCCGGCCAAACGCAACGTGTCTTCCCGTAAGCCATGGAGTCGACACAGTAGTGATGAAAAACTGCGATCCATTGGTGTCTGGGCCTGCATTAGCCATGGCCAAAAGACCTGGTCTGTCTAATGCAACTTTGAAGTTCTCATCCTCGAATTTGCTGCCGTAAATCGACTTGCCACCTGTCCCATCACCCTTCGTGAAGTCACCGCCTTGAATCATGAAGTTCTTGATCACTCTGTGGAACGTTGAGTCCTTGTATCCAAAGTTTGGATCATCCGATGCACACAATTGGTAAAAGTTCTTTGTAGTTTTTGGAACAACTCCTCCGAAAAGTCCAAGCACAACTCTCCCAAGCTTCTTCGCATCCTTGCCACGTCCCTCCACGATATCCATGTACACCTTGTGTGTCACAGTTGGCAATTCTGGAAGATTCGAATCTGCTGCACATAATGTCTGCTTTGCAAACATAAGGCAAAGCACCAAAAAGGACACTAATCCGCCCAGTGAAAATTTCATCCTGTTCAATTGCTATTCTTTGGCGTGAAAAAAGTACCAAACGCTGGTATTATATCTGTGGAATTACAACTGCCAAAAGAAACACTTACAACTCCTTTATATACCACGTTGAGGCTCGGgccgattttttttttcgttgtTCTTTTCCGCtgttcttttcctttttttttcacctacAATTTTCGAGCCCAGCCTCCACCTTGCCGAATTCTGGGACCCGCGCCCCTCCTATTTCCAGTCTATACCGATAAAAGTGTATACGgtcatttttaatttgacATATCCAGTCCAGCACGGAAGACATCTTTAAAGCGGTGTCATCTAAGCTCAATATCTACACATCTCAGCATCCTATCTACAATAGCCAAAACATACTAATGGCCTGCTTTCATATTAATGCATACTTAAACCTATATTTCTAGACGCTCAATAGAATATGTAGGAATCCTCTTGGTATTTGACAAAGAGGAATCAAATAATTCATTCGACACACTTCCCACATTTAGCATTGAGTCTGTACGTCCGCTTTCTACCTCCACCGTCTTGCTTTGAGACTGagtctttcttcttcttcttctttcggcttgctctcttttctttcttccactCACTCCATCAACTAAAGATAGCGACTGGTCGATTATCGACAATAGTCTCGACTGCTGCTCGCACTCGCtcaccttcttctcaaTTCTGCTCGTCAAGTTTCCGAGCTCCGACTCATTCTTCGAATAGTGAAGACTTAAAGTCACACCATTTGAGTCTATCAAAGAGTTCATTATTGAAATGCCATAACCAGTGTCCATCACCTTCCGGATGATTCCATCAACGTCGATCTTCGCATTAGAGCCTCCTGCTTCTCCATTTGCAAGCCTGATCATCTCCTCTGTTATTGTATCAGGCGCAAAATCGTCCGTTACCCGTCCAACAATGTCTTTAAACATATCTGCATCCTCTACAAGGCTCATCTGCTCTATGAGATCGCTGCACGGAATATTTGGGCACGTAACAATAGCTTGTCTCATGAGTCTTGGAGACACTGAAAGAACATTGAGCAATCCAGGAGTAATATCCTTTGGAAAGAGTGGATGTGTAAGCAGATACGTTAATGCATGTTCAGGTATGAAATTCTCGTTCAACTGAACTTTTATCTTTGTTCCAATGGCTCTGTTGTCAACACGGTCAAACAATAGCAACGCCACCTTCCTGAAAAACTTAGGATCAACAATTCTGTCTTTTCCAGCCTCATACACTCTCAATTTTCCCACTTCGTTTGTTTTAACTTCCCCGTTTTCGGTGTTCTGGAGTCCTCTACCAGCATCGGCTGATTTAtccatcttcaaaaatgaaactatGTACTGCTCAAGCTCCTCGTACTTTTTCGTCctcttcatctctttcaACTGTTCGTACACTCTTCCCATCTTGTTCGAAGCCTCTCCGGAACGATTCAAAAGACTACTGGCCTCCTTGATTTTCGATTTCAATTCACTTCTTGTAACGAGAAGTGGCAATCCAACAAACCGTTTGGACTTCTGCGTGAATTTAGGACGGAATTCCCGCAATCCACGTCCCAAAACATCTCTCAGCTTACCAAGTCCGGTATCTACAGTTACCTGATTCAATATACTTCCTGTCTCGGCACTTTTACTGACCAAATACAAGGCGAATGTTTCTCTGGACCGCAAAGTGTTTCCCTTAACCATCGGTGCTTGCATAAGAACAGCCTTACCCTGTCTTTTTGCCTTGTCCATCACATCAAATTTGGTAAGGAGAGCCTTAAATTCTGTGTC encodes:
- a CDS encoding uncharacterized protein (BUSCO:EOG09260A27), whose translation is MSSSYSSYGTDTSERTTPRAIDAPTRRHASMSVDGGQALGRSFIYSSYRPSGLEGFAAGTPAVHSTSSVHEETANFAGVGVDEESSGSEAVLGETAEPEPEGEGEAEVEGERSYWSAGEPRATKSSKSDSFSQTSLSHNSLHNSFSQTPEPPSESPLPEAPLLAEPPRTSWQKFFARARKITRDFPRDLPAWKQTGARVVGYVPAVFLGVLMNILDALSYGMIMFPLSEPCFKDMGPAGLSMFYVSTIVSQLVFSLGGSAFKSGIGSEMIEVTPFFHKMASSIMVSLGEDNKDAVVATTIVTLAFSSVVTGLCFGLLGKFRLGRLVGFFPRHILVGCVGGVGYFLVVTAIEVCSRIDGGIHYNAAVLRYLLQPLVFLQWTVPLALCAVLVLAERFVRSPLLVPGYIIAVFAAFHALVAAVPQWSLGAARRFGWVFAAQRSAGPWYGFYALYRWRIVDWWLVLAQMPTILALTFFGVLHVPINVPALALSTGQGADGADAVDVDRELLAHGISNALSGMLGAIQNYLVYTNSVLFIRAGADSRLSGVLLALATAAVMVAGPAIIGYIPVCVVGTLVYLLGYELLKEALWDTVGRVRPFEYATIVVIVVTMGAVDFVAGIIVGILLACVSFVVEAAGREVVRGVYSGRYARSIVVRHPKQIEFLARVGRQTCVFKLAGSLFFGSIGRLEERVRTRFAHHAWLRDPIKFLILDVNGVPGIDFSAAEGFKRIRNLALDRGCYLLISSVDAHSVMVRALEDCGLWEDPRDRARVQLFHDLNSALEWCENRFLADVAAYARGSAALDSPGTSPTGIAIRSRRASKIGARPRSASHAQTSRRLPMALLQNAGFSPSEHIPLLSASPRRAQFVSAAQKSLSAERRELLKSAAPPAQPLPLVLKIMQGLADSLSESLWAALCPYLRKSVFGAARTIYSRGSDPVALFFVEHGLINYRMTFNNLNLSLRSSVLPLTLFGDIIASHSDDRKIVYTAESASTVWVLDAASIGRLRADNAELYEQLLVVCLRLSAQRADTIASNIMVSS
- the CPR2 gene encoding Peptidyl-prolyl cis-trans isomerase B (SECRETED:SignalP(1-26)) produces the protein MKFSLGGLVSFLVLCLMFAKQTLCAADSNLPELPTVTHKVYMDIVEGRGKDAKKLGRVVLGLFGGVVPKTTKNFYQLCASDDPNFGYKDSTFHRVIKNFMIQGGDFTKGDGTGGKSIYGSKFEDENFKVALDRPGLLAMANAGPDTNGSQFFITTVSTPWLTGRHVAFGRVLEGYEVVEKIENAKTGFGDKPRKPIIVAECGVIDDAAETTAEVKDEL